The following are encoded together in the Humulus lupulus chromosome 5, drHumLupu1.1, whole genome shotgun sequence genome:
- the LOC133834765 gene encoding CEN-like protein 1: protein MSRSVIQTLSVARVIGDVVDNFNPSVKMTVIYNPDKQVCNGYEFMPSNILSKPRVEIGGEDMRASYTLIMVDPDAPSPSDPYLKEHLHWIVTDIPGTTDVSFGKEIMSYEAPKPVVGIHRFVFILFKQRGRQTVRAPAVRDCFNTRTFSEDNNLGLPVAIVYFNAQRETAARSRRNS from the exons ATGTCAAGGTCAGTCATACAAACTTTAAGTGTGGCAAGAGTAATAGGAGATGTGGTAGACAATTTTAATCCTAGTGTAAAAATGACTGTCATTTATAACCCTGATAAACAAGTTTGTAATGGCTACGAGTTCATGCCTTCTAATATTCTGTCCAAACCTCGAGTCGAGATTGGTGGAGAAGATATGAGAGCATCTTATACACTT ATTATGGTAGATCCAGATGCTCCAAGTCCTAGTGATCCCTACTTAAAAGAACACCTTCACTG GATTGTCACAGACATTCCTGGTACAACTGATGTATCATTTG GAAAAGAAATTATGAGTTATGAAGCTCCAAAGCCGGTGGTGGGGATTCATAGGTTTGTGTTCATCTTATTCAAGCAAAGAGGAAGACAAACTGTGAGAGCTCCAGCTGTGAGAGACTGTTTTAACACAAGGACATTTTCAGAAGACAACAATCTGGGCCTCCCAGTTGCTATAGTATACTTCAATGCACAAAGAGAAACTGCGGCTAGATCAAGAAGAAACAGTTAA